Proteins from one Cydia fagiglandana chromosome 13, ilCydFagi1.1, whole genome shotgun sequence genomic window:
- the LOC134670411 gene encoding histidine protein methyltransferase 1 homolog, with product MSTFKFNFSNDGDATKDKIEESNEEIVWLQCEEVTPNKQIDDIEDLLGHARMFACGEVEIGHVVASEALNKMYTGDNEFKNAVELAEKEHKDLVAGKYEGGLKIWECTYDLIEYLDYDTDIQFENKKVLDLGCGAGILGIYTFLKDALVTFQDYNKEILECVTIPNVLLNIEENEKALDISKCKFYSGDWASFNNKLDDTEVFDLILTSETIYNTTNYDKLIDIFVKRLSKDGEVYVAAKTCYFGVGGGTRQFETSIKKNGLLESKVCWKSTGGILREILKLTKKT from the exons ATGTCCACTTTCAAATTCAACTTTTCCAATGATGGAGATGCTACGAAAGATAAAATAGAAGAATCAAATGAAGAAATTGTTTGGTTACAATGTGAAGAAGTCACACCAAACAAACAAATAGATGATATTGAGGACCTCCTTGGGCACGCTAGGATGTTCGCCTGCGGAGAAGTGGAGATCGGTCATGTGGTGGCTTCGGAGGCACTCAACAAAATGTACACTGGGGATAATGAGTTCAAAAATGCTGTTGAATTAGCAGAGAAAGAGCACAAAGACCTAGTTGCCGGTAAATACGAAG GTGGTCTTAAAATATGGGAATGCACATATGATTTAATAGAATATCTTGACTATGACACTGATATCCAATTTGAAAATAAGAAAGTATTGGATCTTGGCTGTGGTGCTGGTATTCTTGGCATTTACACTTTTTTAAAGGATGCTTTAGTGACATTTCAGGATTAT AACAAGGAAATACTAGAATGTGTTACAATACCTAATGTTTTACTTAACATTGAAGAAAATGAAAAAGCACTGGACATAAGTAAATGTAAATTCTACTCTGGCGACTGGGCCTCATTCAATAATAAACTAGATGATACTGAAGTTTTTGACCTCATATTGACATCTGAGACTATTTATAACACCACAAATTATGATAAGCTAATTGATATCTTTGTAAAAAGATTAAGTAAAGACGGAGAAGTGTATGTGGCTGCTAAAACCTGCTATTTTGGAGTGGGCGGTGGCACAAGGCAGTTTGAAACAAGTATAAAGAAAAATGGGCTTTTGGAAAGCAAAGTCTGTTGGAAAAGCACAGGAGGAATACTTAGGGAAATTTTAAAACTGACGAAGAAGAcatga
- the LOC134669828 gene encoding pyridoxine/pyridoxamine 5'-phosphate oxidase-like, protein MGRLLARPFLLFLPGTPSFRKMSIDIGGMRIKYKDKDETFLEKHLVSKEPFGQFKAWFEEACTKKEILEPNAMCLATVSPQGFPSARFVLLKGYGKEGFKFFTNYESRKARELDLNPNVAATFYWEVLNRSIRIEGQVEKLSEEESTTYFHSRPVPSQIAACASHQSTPIESRDVLCERESVLEAQYLIPEKEVPKPSYWGGYIIRPRAVEFWQGQRDRLHDRIKFRKPNVGEQPDGKLLHEGEDGWVYERLSP, encoded by the exons ATGGGAAGATTGTTAGCTAGACCTTTTCTATTATTCTTGCCGGGTACGCCAAGTTTTCGCAAGATGAGCATCGACATTggag gAATGAGAATCAAATACAAGGACAAGGATGAGACGTTTCTGGAAAAACACCTGGTCTCAAAGGAGCCTTTTGGTCAATTTAAGGCTTGGTTTGAAGAGGCCTGCACTAAAAAGGAAATCCTTGAGCCAAACGCTATGTGCTTAGCCACTGTGTCACC GCAAGGTTTTCCTTCGGCTAGATTTGTTTTACTGAAAGGCTATGGAAAGGAGGGCTTCAAGTTTTTCACCAACTATGAAAGTAGAAAAGCTAGAGAATTG GATCTCAATCCAAATGTAGCGGCAACCTTTTACTGGGAAGTCCTAAACAGATCCATAAGGATCGAAGGTCAAGTAGAAAAGCTGTCGGAAGAGGAATCAACAACATACTTCCATTCCCGGCCGGTCCCAAGCCAGATTGCAGCCTGCGCTAGTCATCAGAGCACTCCGATAGAGTCGAGGGATGTGCTGTGCGAGCGAGAGAGTGTATTGGAGGCTCAGTACCTGATACCTGAAAAGGAAGTTCCTAAGCCAAGCTATTG GGGTGGCTACATCATTCGTCCGCGAGCTGTAGAGTTCTGGCAGGGCCAAAGGGACCGTCTCCATGACAGGATCAAGTTCCGGAAGCCAAATGTAGGCGAACAGCCAGACGGGAAGCTACTCCATGAGGGGGAGGATGGATGGGTTTATGAGAGACTCTCACCATAA